The following are encoded in a window of Candidatus Kryptoniota bacterium genomic DNA:
- a CDS encoding PKD domain-containing protein, with protein MCTSMNKIISGSFVALITAILISSCSSPTSSTPAPVTPPVPVSSFNIGYLSSSGGVSFTNTSTNASSYSWDFGDGTTDDYLTSPTKYYSKNGTYNVMLTATGSGGSANSTQTVTIDNVPFMTADITGSGTFPFEATSVAGSKNSNAISVTGIASSNQSLMINLPPNPVANTSYDISLGYPVGFVYTSPQGVLTADSQTPRSTGNILVTYISSTEIRGTFSAVVVVNFANGSGGSYTITNGTFYYRF; from the coding sequence ATGTGTACTTCAATGAATAAGATAATTTCAGGATCATTTGTTGCCTTAATCACTGCAATATTGATCTCAAGCTGCTCATCACCAACATCTTCGACGCCCGCACCCGTAACACCTCCCGTGCCGGTATCTTCATTCAACATTGGTTACCTTTCGTCTTCAGGAGGGGTTTCATTTACGAATACCTCCACAAATGCTTCCTCATATTCATGGGATTTTGGTGATGGAACTACAGACGACTATTTGACTTCACCGACCAAATATTACAGCAAAAACGGAACATACAATGTCATGCTCACTGCGACTGGGAGTGGAGGTTCTGCAAACTCAACTCAAACCGTGACAATTGATAATGTTCCCTTTATGACGGCTGATATCACTGGTAGTGGAACATTTCCGTTCGAGGCAACTTCAGTAGCGGGTAGTAAAAATTCAAATGCAATATCTGTTACGGGTATAGCGTCATCTAATCAAAGCTTAATGATTAATCTCCCACCAAACCCAGTTGCAAATACAAGCTATGATATCAGTTTGGGCTATCCTGTTGGTTTTGTATACACCAGCCCCCAGGGGGTTTTGACGGCGGACTCTCAAACTCCACGCTCAACTGGAAATATTCTGGTAACGTACATTTCATCAACTGAAATACGGGGGACATTTTCTGCTGTAGTAGTCGTTAATTTCGCCAACGGTAGCGGTGGTTCTTATACAATAACAAACGGCACATTCTATTACAGATTTTAG